GCACATAAACAGCTCAAAATATATACAACACAATAGGCAATACATGAAAGCCGAGGGCAAGTGTTGGACATGTGTCACTCGATGAGGAGGAGTGTCAGATGCTAAAGAGAGAACAGATGCGGCAAATCTGATGCAGTCAGCACTTCCTCTCGGCTACATAAATACCTAGTTTGAAGAAAAACAGAGGAAGGTGTTTGGAAGGATGATATATGAAATGGCTGGAAGGCAAGCAATGGTTCATTTAAGTTATCTTAGGAACGATCATCTTGAGGTCACATTTTCCAGCAGCAAACAGAAATAGGTTTAATGTAATATTTTTAAGTTGATAAATGTTTCATTGACTTAAGCAGATAGGAGAATCCAAGTTCGAGGCTCCTTTATCCCTGGATGTAAAGCCCTCTACTACTGAAGAGTATCCAGCTTGCTGCTTTTTCCACTCTACTGACCTACCTCAGTTCCTACTCAGGGAACTTAAGTGCAACACCTCTCATTCTCATCAGCAACTATTTTATAATCTAAGAACTAATGCAACTCCCTCAATTTTCAGCATTCTTTCTTAACCTTTTGCTCAAATGTATCGACACGACTCTCACTTTCAGCAAATAAAGATAGGAAGGCAACAAGAAATACATGGAATACGGGAAAATTTGTGTCATCCCATAGCAGTTTTAAAATTCAGCCTTGGGTTGCTTCATAGCCAAGAACTTTGAAGTATACTGTTGCAGAACTACATTCTTTGGAAGTGTACATAGCTTAGAGCCCCTACAGATGTGACATCTCTAATTTTGCCGATGATACTTCATTGatcggcctaatctcaaataataatgaggcagcctacagagaagaaggcatcaccctgacacagtggtgtcaagaaaacaacctctccctcaatgtcgcaaaaacataggtgctggttgtggactacaggaggagtggagccagctaacccctattgacatatgtggatctggggttgagagggtgaacagctttaagttccttagcATAAACATCAACAAGGATCTCATGTGGTGTGGTCTGGTCATACCAGCTGTGTGTtgagaaaagcacaacagcacctctttcacctcaaacggttgaagaagtttgatgtgggccccaaaatcctaagaactttctacaggggcacaattgagagcatcctgactggctgcatcactgcctggtatgggaactgtacttccctcaattgcagaactctgcagagagtggtgcggacagcccagcacatctgtatatgtgaacttcccactattcaggacatttacaaagacaggtctgTAAAaatggcccaaaggatcattggggacccaagtcagcccaaccacaaactgttccagctgctaccatccaggaaactgtaccacagcataaaagccaggatcaacaggttccagaacagcttcttccaccaggccatcagcctgattaattcatactgatacaactgcatttctatgttatattgactgtcctgttgtacatactattataaattactataaattgcacatttagatggagatgtaacgtaaagaacgtaaaggatgtaagtaataaagtcaattcagttcaatccaCGCAGAGGTTATAGCTTTGCTTGACGAGAGTGCAGAATAACTCACTCAATACTAAATATTTAAGATAATTTCCTTTCAACTAAGACTGCTTCAGATTTTAAACACTTATGTAATATttgaaataatttattttatcAGAATCAAATGTTACATGGAATGAGGTTGTACACACCATTCTTAGAGGAAGATTAAGAAATACTAAAATGAGTCTTACGGTgcataaacatttttttttaagagtACAATAATAAACACAAGGTAATAAGCGTCTTAGTTCACAACAAGCTTCGGAATAGATTTGGACCTCTTCAAATTGGATCAGTACAAGTAGTAAAACAAGTTAGAATCTTTGTTAGAATCAGGAACTTTACTTACGGCCAGAATGTTTGTCAGTTGACTGTAAAAGAGGCCAGACATCCCTCCGGTCATCACTAAGGCCATTAAGGTAGATACCCGCAGCAAGGCCAATTCATGCCGAAACATAAAGAGATCCTTTTTGGACGCAATAAAAATGAAGCTTTATTCAATATTAAGattatattttttatattttcattatcAGAACTGTTAACATCTTAACATTTAAAGTCATTTAGTAATTTTTATCATTCCATATTCTATTGAATTTGTATGTGCTGCATTGAATATACAGAATTATTCCTGTTTTTAACACTTGATCCATGTTCTTTGGGATCTGGCTATACATAAAAGGATTATAACTTTAAAGGGACACATGGCTAAAGATTGCAAGGTTTTAAAATATGCAGGTTGTAGACCATGAACAGAAAATTGATTTGATTTAGATCAAACAACAATGACACCTTTTAAGTTACTTACAAATATCCTGTAAATGTGGTCCTAGAAATTTTAACTAAACTCCAGGGATTTAAATTTTAGTTACTGGTTTCACTATCTTTCTTATTGAGTAAAAGAATATTTCACATATTTTAAGTATTCCAATCCAGTTAGATTTATGAGCAAAATCTACTGCATTTTGCAGGCACAATTGGAGATAGTTAGGACGACCAAAACCACTTTTGATGACACTATAAAATACATTGAAAACGCTCCAGACTGGAAGCTTCAAGTACAATTTTGTGCTAAACCAGAGATTTCTTTTTGATCATTTAAAGTATATGGGCTTTGCAACACAAGACAGCACCGAATTGCCTCTCCCAGTTGCCCTTgaaagtgttggtgagctgtctTCTTGAATCAGTATAGTTCTTGATGTGTGGCCTCTAAAACCTAGCCTATAAccctttggggaaaaaaaaacactatacATTGCATGGTGTAAATTGGGAATTAGGACAGGGCCTGTATACTGAATATCATATTTGTGTGTTAACTCTTAAGTTATCGGAAGACTGGAAAGCATAGAAAGATCATTCTCTTTAGTCAACTCATATGAAAGACATTTCATTGTAAGGTGAGAGCAGAATCATTGGCCACCACCTCAGCCTATGTTGGTGTACATCTTTGTTCCTAACGTGCAGGAGCATACAAAGCTGCAGAAAGCCATGAACTCCGTCCAATACATCGTgcacagatccctccccaccattggtagtATCTACATGAGGCACTGTCTCAAGAAACCAACATCTAAAGACACCATGGGCCAAGTACACTTGGGCCATGTTGTCTTCTCACAACTACAATCAGACTGAGGTCTCACACCAAAAGGAtcaagaacagctccttcccttcaaCTATTTGATTCTTCAGCCAATCAGAACCCTAATCACTATAGTTCCACTTTGAATAATTTGCACTAAAATGAATTTTGCTTTCtttaaacaagagaaagtctgcagatgctggaaatccaaaacagcacagacaatgctggaggaactcagcagtcaggcagcatctatggaaaagaatgaacagccatcattttgggctgagatcctgcttcaggactgagaaggaagggggaagatgccagaataaaaatttgggggtaggggagggaggcTAGCTACAAGATGATGGGTGAAGCCGGTTGGGTGGGGAAggacaagggctggagaagaagaaatctttcCTCGTTCTGATTGggtttctttcttgtaaaaatcgtGTACAATATGATTATTTTTAATCTCATGAACGGTGCTTATATGATGATGTATGCCTGTGATGCTGGtgtaagtttttcattacactTCAGCATATACTGAGAAAACCATACTATCGTGTTTTATACCAAACCGTACAAGCTCACCTTTGTTATCTCTTAAGGTTATAGTTAGCTTCTGTAAGAACTACTAGTTAAAGGAATTAGTaacaaataattaaaaaacaGAATCACTTTTTCATTTGCACCTTGTGTCATGTGCAACATTTCAGTGAATGTAAAGAGCTATATTTCAGTGAAtataatgattccaggattaaacagcttgtcatattaAGAGttcttgatggctctggacctgtattcactataattcagaagaatgaattaattgaaacctatcgaatggtgaaaggctttgacagagtggatgtggagaggatgtttcctatggtgggggagtctaagaccagaggacacagcctcagaatagaaggacgttctttttgaacagagatggggatgaatttcttttgccagggagtggtgaatctttggaattctttgccacaggcagctatggagaccaagtcattgggtatatttaaggcagaggttggtagattcttgacaTGATGGGATACAGGGTGGTTTGGGGGGGGTGCAGgggaagcaggagattggggctcagaggaaaaatggatcagccattatgaattggaggagcagactcaatgggccaaatggcctaattctgctcctataccctaAGAGTTTTATGGAACACTTTCAGGGCAAGGAAGACAATTTAAATATTCAACAGCAGTTACCATGtgtagaaataataataataataggcacCTGTTagcctcgtgagaccatggatttgcaccttggaaggtttccagggcgcaggcttgggcaaggttatatggaagaccagtagttgcccatgctgcaagcttcccctctccatgccaccgatgttgtccaagggaagggcactagggccgatacagcttggcaccagtgtcgtcgcagagcaatgtgtggttaagtgccttgctcaaggacacaatacgctgcctcagctgaggctcgaactagtgaccttcagatcactagactgacgccttaaccacttggccacgtgccaacactatGTGTAGACAATGAAAATCATCTTACCTCTTTTGCTTTCGTTAGAGGTTGGAGGTAGTAATATTGGCAGAAATTGAGTATCAATGTGAAGAAACTCAGAAACTCAGTGTAGAAACATAGCAGTAGGAAGAGCCAGTGATTGTCTTCTCCAACACAATTGTTTATCCTATAAAGAAATATTTCACATgcaaatttgaagaaatttgaGAAGGGGGTTATTGTAGAAATGCAAACTAAAATTTTTACATACACAGGAGCCAAAACAAGACCAGCAAATTAAAACAGAAATAACCTGAACAGCATATTACAAAAGACACTAGTTTTTCATTGCCGAGCAAGAGGGGAAAGGAAAATGCACAAATAAATCATGTCAATTGATTAGTGTGCGTGCTTAAACTGTTCAGAAAGTTTACTCTGATTATCAGACCACTGTAATTGTGACCTCAAACTTGGCATTGTGAAGTAAACTGAGAACGTAGAAGACTGAACCAGGGTACACTGATAAAATGTATCAACCACTTTAGTAGTGTTGCCATTATTCCTCCTCTAAATCCCCATGTCAAATGCATTACGGAAATTGTGCATGTGAGTTAACCGCAGAAAAATTACGCTGCTTCGGGATGCACTCCCAGGTACGAGAGTGCAAAAAGGAGCCATTGCATAGCTCTATGTAGAGAGGAGTGTTGCTGACGCTGTTGTCCTTTTGAAGAGCTGGAACCCACGCCTTTTGTTAGCAATGAATAGTCCCAATGTTTCATGCAGAGAGGTTGTCGACATGGCTGGTATTGAGGAGGGTACGGACAGTGGTGTGACCACTTATTGTTGAAATGTGAGTCTCAGCATTGTAGCCAGTCATTGCTGGGgactggcagcactgctccacaTGTTGACCAACTGCCTAGAGTACCTCTCATCTCCTCCCGCTGGATATGGAATACCTTGCTTCTTTAACTTGGACAGGTCTCCACACccagatttcttttttttttttggcgtgtgcgtgcATGCGTCCGTGCGCGTGTGATGTTAGTGGGACAATGACttcttcttttcaaatctttttattattatattattcaaaaatacaccagtacatcgaagtaaacaacacttacaatgtctcaaggaaaaaaaacattattttaaggaCCGAAAAAtttttggtgataataaaaaaaaaaccctactaagcagaaaaagtgggggggggggggggagaaccccattaggtgttcaaccccggagccgtgcgtcatacaaaaagcttctaaagataaacatcaaactgccagcaagaaaaaaataccaaaaatttacaattagatcatggaggaaatctatctattaactcaaatgataataacgagcaactgaaccccatcttttctcaaaaccaaataaaggttcaaaggttcaacttctaattttctccaaactaagacacagcatcacttgagagaaccatggtgacaaagtgggagctgacgtacctttccacttcaacaaaatggccctcctatctatcaatgtaacaaatgcaataacatattGGTCAGACACAAagataccatggatattttgaggaattattccaaaaagcacagttaatttgttaagtTGTAAATTAATTCTAAGTGCTTTAaaaattgtcgaaaaaactgacttccagaactgttccaatatagaacaagacaaAAACATGTGTGTCAATACAGCTGTCTccattttacatctatcacaataactatcaacattaggaaatattttagagagtctctccttcgtcaaatggtaatgatgtacaattttaaattgaatcagtgaatgactagcacagaccGAAGAAGAGtgaaccaacttcaatatccgcgTCCAATactccatcataaaagtcaaattgagttccttttcccaatcttgcttaatcttaaataaaggacgcttatcccattgtaataataaatcataaattcttccaatagaacccttcgttgaagggttcatactcataatagtatctaacaggtcagcctccaataatATAAggaaaattactcaaatatttttgtaagaaatgtctaacttgaaggtattgtaaaaagtgagagtatgaaagagaatatttatcaactaattgttcaaaagacatcaatctatcttctctAAACAATCCAAAAaataattaatacctttatttttccagagtaaaaaaattggatcactcaacgGAGGCTTtaaaaagtaatttcgataaattaaactacaaagtttaaattttttaagattaaaaaaattgcggaactggagccaaatttgtaaagaatacttaatcacagtgtataggtttaaattagtaactttagctaattgtataggtaaagcaactcccaataacgaggttaaataaaactgtttcacagctttcaattccaggtctacccaaattggccgatcgttcttatcaacccaatataaccaaaaggacaGATATTGCAAATTAACAGCCCAgcaatacattcttaaattaggcaaagcaagacctccatcctttttcaacttttgtaagtgacatttactaattcttggtcttttattattccaaataaaagataaaataatagaatcaatctgatcaaaaaacttcttagtcaaaaaaagagatattctgaaataaatttaaaaattttggtaaaatcatcaatTTAACTATATGGATACGACCGACAAGTGAAAATGTATGTTGATTCCacctactaaataaatacttcatagagtctatcaagggaacaaaattggctttataaagatccttatagtttttagtgattataacacctaaatatctaaaagaatccgtgactttaaaaggagtattatcatatatagagacagattcatttaaaggaaacaattcacttttactaaaatttattttatatcctgaaaaatctccaaatctattgaataattttagcaaggcaggaatagatttttTGAGATTAGAAATATAGACCAATAAATCGTCagcgtaaagagaaatcttatgaatggCCTCATTCACAGAGATTtcatgaatatttttagcttcacaaagagcaatagcaaggggttctaatattaaattaaataacaaagaacttaatggacaaccttgtcttgttccccgtgaaagctgaaaagaaggagacctacagttgttagtgacaacagtagcaataagtgttttatatatcattctaatgcaattattaaaattaacaccaaaacCAAATTTCTCTCAGCATCCAAAGAGACGACgtattgtggagttttaaaagaggacgaaTATGTAATGTtaaagtagcgattaacgggtccctttcggaatggcaggcggtgaccagtggggtaccgcagggttcagtgctgggaccgcagccgtttacaatatatattaataatttagatgagggaattgaaaataacattagcaaatttgctgatgacacaaagctgggaggcagtgcgaaatgtgaggaggatgttatgagaatgcagggcgacttggacaggctgggtgagtgggcagatgcatggcagatgcagtttaatgtggataagtgtgaggttatccactttggtggtaagaacaggaaggcagattattatctaaatggagtcaagttaggaaaaggggaagcacaacgagatctaggtgtccttgtacatcagtcactgaaagcaagtatgcaagtatagcaggcagtgaaaaaagctaatggcatgctggccttcataacaagggaaattgagaataagagcaaagaggtccttctgcagctgtacagagccctggtgagaccacacctggagtactgtgtgcaattttggtctccaaatttgaggaaggacattcttgctattgagggagtgcagcataggttcacaaggttaattcctgggatggcgggactgtcatatgtcgaaagattggagtgactgggcttgtatacactggaattgagaaggctgagaggggatcttattgaaacatataagattattaagagattggacacgctgcaggcaggaagcatgttcctgctgatgggtgagcccagaaccagaggccacagtttaagaattaggggtaggccatttagaacggagttgaggaaaaactttttcacccagagagtggtggatatatggaatgctctgccccagaaggctgtggaagccaagtctctggatgctttcaaaaaagagatggatagagctcttaaagatagcggaatcgaaggttatggggatagggcaggaactggatactgattgtagatgatcaaccatgatcacagtgaatggcggtgctggctcgaagggtcaaatggcctactcctgcacctattgtctattgtcatttgAAAAAGTAtaacgaccctttataaagcctggtTGATcgttaaaaataattttacccaaaatattctccaaccaattggccattatctttgacagcaTCGACATTccataatgaaataggtctatatgaggcACAGTCAGTAGAATCTTTATCCTAtttaattaaagaaatagaagcctcatagaaagtagagggtaaatcacctttcacaaaagaatccttaaacatttccaacatatacggaggaagcaattttccaaattttttataaaattctacaagatagccatcaagtccaggggccttaccagattgcattgaaaaaatagctttatgaatttcggcttcagtaatttgggcatcaagagttttttgatcctcaacagaaattttaggaaaagcaatcttttctaagaaagcattcatttcaaaagaatCTACTGGACTTTGAGATTTATAcagtataaaaatcttgaaaatcttattaatttctgcATATTCCCAAGCCAGTGTACCATCTTTCCTTCGAATATTCAAAATTTGCCTTTGGGCTCTAGCCGTTTTTAATTGAGATgtgagcagttttttttttatctccaaacatataaaattggctctttaacttaaacAAAtagccttcaatgggatgagttagtaaTAGGTTACATTgagattgaagttccaccctgtgtttgaataaatcaatattaggggaAATTGCATGAATATTAtctaagtctttaatttgttttcaaatcttatctaattctgctttagtctgttttttaagcTTAGCTGAATAACAAATGATCTGACCACatgaaaatgctttaaatgtatcccatataattaatTTGGATGTACCCCctgtatcattaaaaagaaaaaaaatcttttatctgggtttcaatgaaactgacagagtcagagttttgcaataatgtctgagacatgacCCATAGTGGGcgggcaagaatgacatcattaaattcaaaagacaaactcagaggcgcattatcagatatagcaatagcgtcatattcacaatttttaacactaggcaagaagtgGGGATTGATTATAATATAATTAATCCTTGAATATTTTTTTATAAACATATGAAAAAAGAATGTTCTCAGTTATCGGGGTGCAGATACCTCCATAATTCGATCAatccaaaatcaatcaaaaatcCCTAAACATTAAATTGGTTAAAAGACACTATAATAAAGCAGAAAAAAAGCTAATAGCATATTTAACCCAGCTAAATTTTCAAAAATACTAGTTAACAATACCATAGgtatttaaaccctcccaaataaataagagtgtgtgtgtgtgtgtatatatatatatatataaaacacacacacacacattttatatatatataagccctatcagtggggaaaaaaactacaaattagttaattaacaaaaaaaattaaaccagATATTAGGTGAAAGAAACAAATCCCTTTATCTTCTTTTCTCAGTCGAATGTCCGAGTATCAATTTAAACAGTCGTACTTGaaccataaatcttctttccaaaagaaaaccactaatatgcaataatgaacaaatCTCCTTATCTTCTTTTATTAGTCTCTCAATGGAATATCCAAgtaaccttcataaatcttcttttcGAAATGCGAATAATATACAGATAACCAAACAACCTTTCAGAAAGTTCAGTCGGTAGTGGCATCGGTAGTGGCAGCAGGTATAGTGcggcttttggatcaaaaaatgtACGAGGAGGAGAGTTAGGAGGAAAAACTTTAATTTTTGTCGGGTAACGCAAAGAAGGAAACAGTTTATCATCATATGCCTGTTTCATTACCAGAGCAAatcttgatctttgttccattacctcCCTCGGATAATCTTCATAAAAATGGAGCTCAGATTccttaaatctaaaaactctgTTTTCCTGCTTGTTGcactatttgatctttaattttaaaatgatgaaaacaaaccaaaacagatCTTGGTTTATTTGGATCTTTAAATTTTGAAGTAAAAGCTGCTCTGTGTGCTCTTTCTATAGCAGGTGGCTATGATAATATGGTAGGAAATAAGGTAtgaaaaagcttaccaaagtaagcagttaaatctccaccttcagctccttcttgcagcccaacaattcgtaTATTCCAATCCAACAATTCGGATATTCCTTCGGTGAGACCTAgcttccaggtctataatcttattttgatatctttcccaaCGGGTTGTAGCTTCAAACAATTTTTGCTTaattatcttcaattcctcttcctGTGTAATGACTTGAGTTTCcaagtctttaagttttcccaaaAATGACTTCCTTTCATTattattcttttccagttggtctttaattgatccattctgatctTTAATTGAACTCAGTGTCTGAACAATATCTTCAGCCCAtggtggcatttcatcagatctttcctttgcatctttcctttcccattacctttgtcactaggttcagacaagttcttcccactcctcgtagacatagacatattgttccccctcaagaatcaacaaataaaaattttaaatttgaaGTTTAAACTAGGGGAGAGAGacaaaactaagagcagcacaagattgctgctactccatttgcagacaggCGCGGTCTCCGACAATGtctgtttcatgcctttacaaggcgcggagagagcgagagcgagagagggagactcTGTGGCGTGCCACTCTTCACACAGACATattcacagtatttttccctttattttacaaggtcgagttgcgatgtcaacactcaacccagcacggatggaaaacgtactcgggagcggacccaactgggttcgaacccaggaacctccgttccagagtccaGCACTGATGTCATTGCGCAGCCAGCCGGCCTGCCACACCCAGATTTCAGTATGGTAACAAGTTCATTAGCCAATATTCTGGCTAGGTAAAGCTGTGCCAAAAGTATAGATTGAGAGAGAGAACATccaatggaggagaggagaggagcggCAACACCTGGTACAGTAGGGCACAGCTCGAGTGGATGCCTTGTTCAAAAATGTGGCCTCTTCAGTGATGGGTTGTACACAACACTGAAGAGGCTACATTTATTCATGACTCAAGATATCCCAAATagttcaaaaacctgatggttgaggggtaaaaactgttcctgattcTGGTGGTGAGaatccagaggctcctgtagttccgtcctgatggctgcagcgagaagagaacgtggcctagatggtggggtccctgatgatggatgctgcttttctgcaacagtgctgtaagcattctgcagattgctcaggattggaaaatggacgtggacttggaaaaaaagcttgtgtctcccccagacattgcggctacaacactctggctagacatggtcctgtggtccacaacagccagactggcatatgttgtggaattggcagtaccatgggaagatggtgtcaaaGAAGCTTATGAGAAGAAAAAGACCAAgcactctgaactggcaactgaagctgcccagaatggctggaagaccaagattttccctgtagaagtgggatgcaggggatttgtGGCTATATctcgaccagtctattg
The DNA window shown above is from Mobula birostris isolate sMobBir1 chromosome 5, sMobBir1.hap1, whole genome shotgun sequence and carries:
- the zdhhc21 gene encoding palmitoyltransferase ZDHHC21 isoform X3, which encodes MRPKRSHHCSRCGHCIRKMDHHCPWINNCVGEDNHWLFLLLCFYTEFLSFFTLILNFCQYYYLQPLTKAKEDLFMFRHELALLRVSTLMALVMTGGMSGLFYSQLTNILADVTTIERMSSCPDEILKPRKPWQQTFSEVFGTRWKILWFIPFRQRQPLRVSYNHANHV